A genomic stretch from Anoplolepis gracilipes chromosome 16, ASM4749672v1, whole genome shotgun sequence includes:
- the Cypl gene encoding peptidyl-prolyl cis-trans isomerase-like 1, with amino-acid sequence MCLSNISGVPDKHWQPPFVAFETTMGEVTFELYWKHAPITCRNFAELTRRGYYNGTKFHRIIRDFMIQGGDPTGTGKGGMSIYGECFDDEIHDDLKHTGAGILSMANSGPDTNGSQFFITLAPTQWLDGKHTIFGRVHTGMNIVKRIGLVETDKNDRPVDDVKIVKGSVKNA; translated from the exons ATGTGCCTCTCAAATATATCCGGCGTGCCGGATAAACATTGGCAACCACCCTTCGTTGCCTTCGAAACTAC gATGGGTGAAGTAACCTTTGAGTTATATTGGAAGCATGCCCCCATCACGTGTAGAAACTTTGCCGAACTCACGCGACGTGGATATTACAATGGCACCAAGTTTCACAGGATTATCCGTGACTTTATGATTCAAg GTGGAGATCCCACTGGAACAGGGAAGGGCGGAATGTCCATATACGGTGAATGTTTTGATGACGAGATACATGATGATTTGAAACATAcag gtgcTGGAATATTATCAATGGCAAATTCTGGACCAGACACAAATGGATCACAGTTTTTCATAACACTTGCGCCAACACAGTGGCTCGATGGGAAACATACTATATTTG GTAGAGTACATACAGGCATGAATATAGTTAAAAGAATTGGACTAGTTGAGACAGATAAGAATGATCGACCTGTAGATGACGTTAAAATTGTGAAAGGCTCTGTGAAAAATGCTTGA
- the Alpha-man-ib gene encoding endoplasmic reticulum mannosyl-oligosaccharide 1,2-alpha-mannosidase, whose translation MHLSPRDSGKSEYISLNIHDSSSFTRGTSRSLWRQWNQLSRFQRNILYFAVITVILVIFYLLPSETKTGTSDEVDYNNVEVVQETAKYEKAVDEVVVDNDEQGAAPGEVIEEPEFQPEINQVDDDQIGEPPQPKPNILKFNGPQNNRQEAVVAAFKHSWDGYKKYAWGHDNVKPISRRYHEWFGLGLTIVDSLDTMYIMGLNDEFLRARKWVEDSLVFTLNRDVNLFEVTIRVLGGLLAAYHLSGDILFLNKAMDLGDRMMPAFSTRSGVPYSDVNLGTRSAHSPKWGPDSSTSEVTSIQLEFRDLSRSTGQPKFEDAVRKVSEHVHKLEKYDGLVPIFINANTGQFREYATITLGARGDSYYEYLLKQWLQTGKTIDYLRDDYLLGIAGTQKHLVKYTAVNKYLFIAELIGANKEIKPKMDHLTCYLGGTLVLGTHHGLLSAHNTLAEEIVKTCYQTYAIQPTFLAPEITYFNIQKVEGDNQMDMYVKTNDAHNLLRPEFIESLFYMWYFTGNKTYQDWGWQIFQAFENYTKVENGYTSIGNVRNVQQTRQQDMTESFWFAETLKYLYLLFDDTRQLIDLDRWVFNSEGHPLPIYEA comes from the exons ATGCATCTCTCACCGAGAGATTCGGGTAAATCGGAGTatattagtttaaatattCACGATAGCTCGTCGTTTACACGGGGCACTTCGCGCAGTTTATGGAGG CAATGGAACCAATTATCCAGgtttcaaagaaatattctaTACTTTGCAGTTATCACAGTTatacttgtaatattttatctcttaccTAGCGAAACCAAAACAGGTACATCTGATGAGgtagattataataatgtagaagTGGTACAAGAAACTGCCAAATATGAAAAG GCAGTCGACGAAGTTGTTGTAGATAATGATGAACAGGGTGCTGCACCTGGTGAAGTAATTGAGGAGCCTGAATTTCAGCCAGAGATTAATCAAGTTGACGATGATCAAATTGGTGAACCACCACAACCAAAGCCAAacattctcaaatttaatg GTCCTCAAAATAATAGGCAAGAAGCTGTTGTAGCTGCATTTAAGCATTCTTGGGACGGGTACAAGAAATATGCTTGGGGTCACGATAATGTCAAACCGATATCAAGGAGATATCATGAATGGTTTGGTTTAGGTCTTACTATAGTAGACTCGTTGgatactatgtatataatgggATTAAATGATG aatttttaaggGCAAGGAAATGGGTGGAAGATAGTTTAGTGTTTACATTAAATAGGgatgttaatttatttgaagttACAATTAGAGTGTTAGGTGGTTTATTGGCTGCGTATCATCTTTCTGGTGATATACTCTTTTTAAATAAGGCT ATGGATTTAGGTGATCGCATGATGCCAGCATTTTCTACTAGATCGGGTGTTCCATATTCCGATGTGAATCTTGGTACTAGAAGTGCGCATAGTCCTAAATGGGGGCCTGATAGTAGCACGAGCGAAGTTACTTCGATTCAATTGGAATTTCGTGATCTTAGTCGTAGTACAGGACAACCTAAGTTTGAG GATGCAGTTAGAAAAGTTTCCGAACATGTACATAagttagaaaaatatgatgGCTTAGTTCCCATCTTTATTAATGCTAATACTGGTCAGTTTCGAGAATACGCAACAATTACGTTAGGAGCTCGCGGTGATAGTTATTACGAATACTTATTAAAACAATGGTTACAAACTGGAAAAACTATAGACTA tttacgGGATGATTACTTGTTAGGCATTGCCGGGACACAAAAGCACCTTGTTAAATATACAGCggtcaataaatatttattcatcgcTGAATTGATCGGCGCAAACAAAGAGATAAAGCCAAAAatg GATCACCTCACGTGCTACTTAGGAGGTACTTTAGTGTTAGGCACGCATCATGGACTATTGTCAGCGCATAATACTCTTGCAGAAGAAATAGTTAAGACTTGTTATCAAACGTACGCAATTCAACCAACGTTCCTTGCGCCTGAGAtcacttattttaatatacaa AAAGTGGAGGGTGATAATCAAATGGATATGTACGTAAAAACGAACGATGCTCATAATTTACTGAGGCCAGAGTTTATTGAGAGTCTATTTTATATGTGGTACTTCACGGGAAATAAAACTTATCAGGATTGGGGTTGGCAGATATTTCAG GCTTTCGAGAATTACACCAAAGTCGAAAATGGCTATACGAGTATTGGTAACGTCCGGAATGTCCAACAAACTCGTCAACAAGATATGACGGAAAGTTTTTGGTTTGccgaaactttaaaatatttgtacttgTTATTTGATGATACGAGACAATTGATAGATTTGGATAGGTGGGTATTCAATTCGGAAGGTCATCCATTACCTATATACGAAGCATAA